One genomic window of Azospirillum thermophilum includes the following:
- a CDS encoding RidA family protein, whose translation MTNRTPIFADKGAKPAGQYSHAIVTNGFVYVSGQGPHHPETGALPSDFAGEVRQTLRNLEIILQAAGTDLAHVVKVNTYLTDLGRFQEYNAIYREFFPDQPPARTTIGCQLNGIQVEIDCVAVLPAAA comes from the coding sequence ATGACCAACCGGACGCCGATCTTCGCCGACAAGGGGGCGAAGCCTGCCGGCCAGTACAGCCACGCCATCGTGACCAACGGCTTCGTCTACGTCTCGGGCCAGGGGCCGCACCATCCGGAGACCGGCGCGCTGCCGTCCGACTTCGCCGGCGAGGTGCGCCAGACCCTGCGCAACCTGGAGATCATCCTGCAGGCGGCCGGCACCGACCTCGCCCATGTGGTGAAGGTCAACACCTACCTGACCGACCTCGGCCGCTTCCAGGAATACAACGCCATCTACAGGGAGTTCTTCCCCGACCAGCCGCCGGCCCGCACCACCATCGGCTGCCAGCTCAACGGCATCCAGGTGGAGATCGACTGCGTCGCCGTCCTGCCGGCCGCGGCGTAG
- a CDS encoding ABC transporter ATP-binding protein: MDADTTLSIRGLQTHFATDQGVSKAVDGVSFAVRRNETLAVVGESGSGKSVTSLSVMRLIQSPPGRIAGGEILFRGRDGQVRDLTRLSERGMRRVRGNEIGMIFQEPMTSLNPVYTVGDQIGEALRYHRRLDRAAARAEALSLLRTVGIPAAERRLDEYPHQMSGGMRQRVMIAMALACRPTLLIADEPTTALDVTIQAQILDLMRRLQAETGTSILFITHNLGVVAEIAHRVAVMYAGRVVEEGDVRSLFKAPRHPYTRGLLACMPNLGQGRAGATRLAAIPGTVPSPVDRPAGCSFANRCAHAQPACAAAEPALEQIGPDHSVRCHRWKETS, from the coding sequence ATGGACGCCGACACCACCCTCTCGATCCGCGGCCTGCAGACCCACTTCGCGACCGACCAGGGCGTGTCGAAGGCGGTGGACGGCGTCTCCTTCGCCGTCCGCCGCAACGAGACGCTGGCCGTCGTCGGCGAATCCGGCAGCGGCAAGTCGGTCACCAGCCTGTCGGTGATGCGGCTGATCCAGTCGCCGCCCGGCCGCATCGCCGGCGGCGAGATCCTGTTCCGCGGCCGCGACGGGCAGGTGCGCGACCTCACCCGCCTGTCGGAGCGCGGGATGCGCCGGGTCCGCGGCAACGAGATCGGCATGATCTTCCAGGAGCCGATGACCTCGCTGAACCCGGTCTACACGGTGGGCGACCAGATCGGCGAGGCGCTGCGCTACCACCGCCGGCTCGACCGCGCGGCGGCGCGGGCCGAGGCGCTGTCGCTGCTGAGGACCGTCGGCATCCCGGCGGCGGAGCGGCGGCTCGACGAGTATCCCCACCAGATGTCGGGCGGCATGCGGCAGCGGGTGATGATCGCCATGGCGCTCGCCTGCCGCCCCACCCTGCTGATCGCCGACGAGCCGACCACCGCGCTCGACGTCACCATCCAGGCGCAGATCCTCGACCTGATGCGGCGCCTGCAGGCGGAGACCGGCACCTCCATCCTCTTCATCACCCACAATCTCGGCGTGGTGGCGGAGATCGCCCACCGCGTCGCCGTGATGTATGCCGGGCGGGTGGTGGAGGAAGGCGACGTGCGCTCCCTCTTCAAGGCGCCCCGCCACCCCTACACCCGCGGGCTGCTGGCCTGCATGCCGAATCTCGGCCAGGGGCGGGCCGGCGCCACCCGTCTCGCCGCCATTCCCGGCACGGTGCCGAGCCCGGTGGACCGCCCGGCCGGCTGCAGCTTCGCCAACCGCTGCGCCCATGCCCAGCCGGCCTGCGCCGCCGCCGAGCCGGCCCTGGAACAGATCGGCCCCGACCACAGCGTCCGCTGCCATCGCTGGAAGGAGACGTCATGA
- a CDS encoding ABC transporter ATP-binding protein encodes MTAQPLLREPLLQVRGLQKRFPIRGGLLQRPVGWVKAVDDLSFDLHRGEVLGLVGESGSGKTTAGRSILRLIEPSGGSIRFDGQEITALPPAALRAQRRRMQIVFQDPYASLDPRQRVRDVIGEALVIHGIGTAADRRDRIAALLEKVGLTADAMDRFPHEFSGGQRQRIGIARALAVEPDFIVADEPVSALDVSVQAQVVNLLRDLQQELGLAVLFIAHDLAVVRYVSDRVAVMYLGRLMELAPADALYERPRHPYTLALLSAAPTPDPDAPRNRMLLEGDIPSPLNPPSGCVFRTRCPFAMPACAEPSARHIREVAPGHQVSCIRDDIPPAAS; translated from the coding sequence ATGACCGCCCAACCTCTCCTCCGGGAGCCGCTCCTCCAGGTGCGCGGGCTGCAGAAGCGCTTTCCCATCCGCGGCGGCCTGCTGCAGCGCCCGGTCGGCTGGGTGAAGGCGGTCGACGACCTGTCCTTCGACCTCCACCGTGGCGAGGTGCTGGGGCTGGTCGGCGAGTCCGGCTCGGGCAAGACCACCGCCGGCCGCTCCATCCTGCGGCTGATCGAGCCGTCGGGCGGCTCCATCCGCTTCGACGGGCAGGAGATCACCGCCCTGCCGCCGGCTGCGCTGCGCGCCCAGCGCCGGCGCATGCAGATCGTCTTCCAGGACCCCTACGCCAGCCTCGACCCGCGCCAGCGGGTGCGCGACGTGATCGGCGAGGCGCTGGTCATCCACGGCATCGGCACCGCCGCCGACCGGCGCGACCGCATCGCCGCCCTGCTGGAGAAGGTCGGGCTGACCGCCGACGCCATGGACCGCTTCCCGCACGAGTTCTCCGGCGGCCAGCGGCAGCGCATCGGCATCGCCCGCGCGCTGGCGGTCGAGCCGGACTTCATCGTGGCGGACGAGCCGGTGTCGGCGCTCGACGTCTCGGTCCAGGCCCAGGTGGTCAACCTGCTGCGCGACCTGCAGCAGGAGCTGGGGCTCGCCGTGCTGTTCATCGCCCACGACCTCGCGGTGGTGCGCTACGTCAGCGACCGGGTGGCGGTGATGTATCTCGGCCGGCTGATGGAGCTGGCGCCGGCCGACGCGCTCTACGAGCGGCCGCGCCACCCCTACACGCTGGCCCTGCTCTCCGCCGCCCCGACGCCGGACCCCGACGCCCCGCGCAACCGCATGCTGCTGGAGGGCGACATCCCCAGCCCGCTGAACCCGCCGTCGGGCTGCGTCTTCCGCACCCGCTGCCCCTTCGCGATGCCCGCCTGCGCCGAGCCCTCGGCCCGCCACATCCGCGAGGTGGCGCCGGGCCATCAGGTCTCCTGCATCCGCGACGACATCCCCCCGGCAGCCTCGTGA
- a CDS encoding M23 family metallopeptidase, which translates to MVRALLSAAALLLLAGAALAQAPRFELPIACEVGTTCFIQNHVDQDPGPGRQDYACGRLTYDGHDGTDFRLPDYRMMEAGVPVLAAADGTVLRVRDGMDDVNVNIVGRDRIMDVGGGNAVVIDHGGGWQTAYLHMKRGSVAVKPGDRVAAGQRLGLVGLSGLTEFPHLHFGVRHGGKPVDPFVGDMPATACGQRFAPLWSDAAAKQLSYRATAALGAGFSTRVPEAEAARRGEFGEERLPRDATLLVLWSDIMGARGGDRQRVLIEAPGGKVVFDNTVTVPGDKAAWFSYQGMKRPATGWPAGPYRGTVTLTRDGETVARLERTLATDFR; encoded by the coding sequence ATGGTCCGTGCCCTGCTCTCCGCCGCCGCTCTCCTGCTGCTCGCCGGTGCCGCCCTGGCACAGGCGCCGAGGTTCGAGCTGCCGATCGCCTGCGAGGTCGGGACGACCTGCTTCATCCAGAACCATGTCGACCAGGATCCGGGGCCGGGGCGGCAGGATTACGCCTGCGGGCGGCTGACCTATGACGGGCATGACGGGACGGATTTCCGCCTGCCGGACTACCGGATGATGGAGGCGGGCGTTCCGGTGCTCGCCGCGGCGGACGGGACGGTGCTGCGGGTGCGCGACGGGATGGACGACGTGAACGTCAACATCGTCGGGCGCGACAGGATCATGGATGTCGGGGGCGGCAACGCGGTGGTGATCGACCATGGCGGGGGCTGGCAGACCGCCTACCTGCACATGAAGCGCGGCAGCGTCGCGGTGAAGCCCGGCGACCGGGTGGCGGCCGGGCAGCGGCTGGGCCTCGTCGGGCTGTCCGGGCTGACCGAGTTCCCCCACCTGCATTTCGGTGTGCGGCACGGCGGCAAGCCGGTCGATCCCTTCGTCGGAGACATGCCGGCGACGGCCTGCGGCCAGCGCTTCGCCCCGCTGTGGAGCGACGCGGCGGCGAAGCAGCTCTCATACCGGGCGACCGCCGCGCTCGGCGCCGGCTTCTCCACCCGCGTGCCGGAGGCGGAGGCCGCGCGGCGCGGCGAGTTCGGCGAGGAGCGGCTGCCACGCGACGCCACCCTGCTGGTCCTGTGGTCGGACATCATGGGCGCCAGGGGCGGCGACCGCCAGCGCGTGCTGATCGAGGCGCCGGGCGGCAAGGTCGTGTTCGACAACACGGTGACCGTGCCGGGCGACAAGGCGGCCTGGTTCTCCTACCAGGGGATGAAGCGCCCGGCCACCGGCTGGCCGGCCGGCCCCTACCGCGGCACCGTCACCCTGACCCGCGACGGCGAGACGGTGGCGCGGCTGGAACGGACGCTGGCGACCGACTTCAGGTGA
- a CDS encoding LysE family translocator, whose product MNWQTLAFFAATAFFISATPGPNMLMAMSLGLRFGARRAAWGGLGMCLALALMAALSALGLGALLATSVTAFEILRWAGVAYLTWLGIQAWRAPAEAGGGRGAAAATGEGTALRLTLRGMLVSFSNPKALVFMAALFPQFIDAAAPLAPQLVPLIAVMVVIEFGWIMAYATGGDRLAARLTSVSATRTLNRLTGGLMIGAGGLLALARRV is encoded by the coding sequence ATGAACTGGCAGACCCTCGCCTTCTTCGCCGCCACCGCCTTCTTCATCTCCGCCACGCCGGGGCCGAACATGCTGATGGCGATGAGCCTCGGCCTGCGCTTCGGGGCGCGGCGGGCGGCCTGGGGCGGGCTCGGCATGTGCCTGGCGCTCGCCCTGATGGCGGCGCTGTCGGCTCTGGGGCTGGGGGCGCTGCTCGCCACCTCGGTCACCGCCTTCGAGATCCTGCGCTGGGCCGGCGTCGCCTACCTCACCTGGCTCGGCATCCAGGCCTGGCGCGCCCCGGCCGAGGCCGGCGGCGGGCGCGGCGCCGCGGCGGCCACCGGCGAGGGCACCGCGCTGCGCCTGACGCTGCGCGGGATGCTGGTGTCCTTCAGCAACCCCAAGGCGCTGGTCTTCATGGCCGCCCTCTTCCCGCAGTTCATCGACGCCGCGGCGCCGCTCGCCCCGCAGCTCGTCCCGCTGATCGCGGTGATGGTGGTGATCGAGTTCGGCTGGATCATGGCCTACGCCACCGGCGGCGACCGGCTGGCCGCCAGGCTGACCAGCGTGTCGGCCACCCGCACGCTGAACCGCCTGACCGGCGGCCTGATGATCGGCGCCGGCGGCCTGCTGGCGCTCGCCCGCCGGGTCTGA
- a CDS encoding DEAD/DEAH box helicase, with protein sequence MPDASPSQFPLAVPSEGALGLRLTGLARRLPGGLLFLARSDSRASRLARLARDLAPDLQVVLLPIDESAPGDRAAPSRAILGRRAAGLAALAEPPPPGGRLVLASADLALQRLPPPEAWRGSGFRIARGMAFDEAAWRAYFASTGYVLDERVDEPGEAAIRGAVVEVFPGHCDQPIRCDIAQGVVEDIRLYDPVSQRSIATIEEVTLHPVTEIVTDAATLDRLFATLAALGCALPPDLRRRLEEGRRPYAFDLQVPNAFDRCVLLPDYLPDAALLLDAGARDRIEARDEQLAEACPEAHHDRLSRRGDAGLLPVPSPERRMIGRAALDALLAARTVLTVETAEPATPAKPAKPDDGAPEAPRTERTLLRRTAALVEEGARVLIAAAGRPEAERLAGLAARALDRPVPVLDRWPDGADPGSCAVLPLRVAEPFVADGITVLTSPRRPARDAGAARPPLAPSELSPGDFAVHLDYGIGRLVGLEAVERGDQTADFLVLEYAHEDRLLVPAADMDRVWRYGSADSGARLDSLKSGAWQERRQALEQEIGETARGLIHAARRRAREAAPAIEPPADRMRRFNARFGFDLTDGQARATAAVLQAMRTGSPMDHLLCADVGYGKTEVALRAAAAVAFCGHQVAVMAPTSILARQHLDLFRRRFAGFGLRVEPLTGAMTGADAGRVRAGLADGSVHIVVGTHALLSRQVGFHALGLMVVDEEQRFGARQKQLLRQRTRGVHCLALSATPIPRTLQGALAGLRGLSVIDTPPARRRPVRTTVAPLDPGTARAALLRERARGGQTFCVTPRIADLKALEGWIRGLMPDARIAVAHGRMAEADLDDAMMGFVEGESDVLVATPIIESGIDIPRANTLLLFRPDLFGLGQLHQLRGRVGRAAAQGYAYLFVDPGHPLDERAARRLGSLEVIESLGGGFVLSMLDLDQRGAGDLLGEDQTGHLRAVGTELYQRILADALRRLRRQPAEGDAPELAVGAPQTIPADYIPEEELRIGLHRRLARLREVGEIDALREEIEDRFGALPDAMEQLLEVTALRCRCRRLGVAALGAGPSGVSLTLQGARAGARAARLARASRRLLRADGERLVAALDAADAQSVLANAGRVLDVIEDIVRKARQRVAARRRPPQS encoded by the coding sequence ATGCCCGACGCCAGCCCAAGCCAGTTCCCCCTCGCCGTCCCGAGCGAGGGGGCGCTCGGGCTCCGCCTGACCGGGCTGGCGCGCCGCCTGCCGGGCGGCCTGCTCTTCCTCGCCCGCAGCGACAGCCGCGCCAGCCGCCTCGCCCGTCTCGCCCGGGATCTGGCGCCGGACCTCCAGGTCGTCCTGCTGCCGATCGACGAGAGCGCGCCCGGCGACCGCGCCGCGCCGTCGCGCGCCATCCTCGGCCGCCGCGCCGCCGGCCTGGCCGCGCTGGCCGAGCCGCCGCCGCCCGGCGGGCGTCTCGTCCTCGCCTCGGCCGACCTCGCCCTGCAGCGGCTGCCGCCGCCCGAGGCGTGGCGCGGCAGCGGCTTCCGCATCGCCCGCGGCATGGCCTTCGACGAGGCCGCCTGGCGCGCCTATTTCGCCAGCACCGGCTACGTGCTGGACGAGCGGGTGGACGAGCCGGGGGAGGCGGCGATCCGCGGTGCCGTGGTCGAGGTCTTCCCCGGCCACTGCGACCAGCCCATCCGCTGCGACATCGCGCAGGGGGTGGTGGAGGACATCCGCCTCTACGATCCCGTGTCCCAGCGGTCGATCGCCACCATCGAGGAGGTGACGCTCCATCCGGTGACGGAGATCGTCACCGACGCGGCGACGCTCGACCGGCTGTTCGCCACCCTCGCCGCGCTCGGCTGCGCCCTGCCGCCCGACCTGCGCCGGCGGCTGGAGGAGGGGCGCCGTCCCTACGCCTTCGACCTGCAGGTGCCGAACGCCTTCGACCGCTGCGTCCTGCTGCCCGACTATCTGCCCGATGCCGCCCTCCTGCTCGACGCCGGGGCGCGCGACCGCATCGAGGCGCGCGACGAGCAGCTTGCCGAGGCCTGCCCCGAGGCCCACCACGACCGGCTGTCCCGCCGCGGCGATGCCGGGCTCCTGCCGGTGCCGTCGCCCGAGCGCCGGATGATCGGCAGAGCGGCCCTCGACGCCCTGCTGGCCGCCCGCACCGTCCTGACGGTGGAGACCGCCGAGCCCGCCACGCCCGCCAAGCCCGCCAAGCCCGACGACGGCGCGCCGGAGGCCCCGCGCACCGAACGGACCCTGCTGCGCCGCACCGCCGCCCTGGTGGAGGAGGGGGCGCGGGTGCTGATCGCCGCCGCCGGCCGTCCGGAGGCCGAGCGCCTCGCCGGCCTCGCCGCCCGGGCGCTGGACCGGCCGGTGCCGGTGCTCGACCGCTGGCCGGACGGCGCGGATCCCGGCTCCTGCGCCGTGCTGCCGCTGCGGGTGGCGGAACCGTTCGTCGCCGACGGCATCACCGTCCTGACCAGCCCGCGCCGTCCCGCCCGCGATGCCGGCGCCGCCCGCCCGCCGCTGGCGCCGTCGGAGCTGTCCCCCGGCGACTTCGCGGTGCATCTCGACTACGGCATCGGCCGGCTGGTCGGGCTGGAGGCGGTGGAGCGCGGCGACCAGACGGCGGATTTCCTCGTCCTCGAATACGCGCACGAGGACCGGCTGCTGGTGCCCGCCGCCGACATGGACCGGGTGTGGCGCTACGGCTCCGCCGATTCCGGCGCCCGGCTCGATTCCCTGAAGAGCGGGGCCTGGCAGGAGCGCCGGCAGGCGCTGGAGCAGGAGATCGGCGAGACCGCCCGCGGCCTGATCCACGCCGCCCGCCGCCGCGCGCGGGAGGCCGCCCCGGCGATCGAGCCGCCGGCCGACCGCATGCGCCGCTTCAACGCCCGCTTCGGCTTCGACCTGACGGACGGGCAGGCCCGCGCCACCGCAGCCGTGCTGCAGGCGATGCGCACGGGCTCGCCGATGGACCATCTGCTGTGCGCCGACGTCGGCTACGGCAAGACCGAGGTCGCCCTGCGCGCCGCCGCCGCCGTCGCCTTCTGCGGCCATCAGGTGGCGGTGATGGCGCCGACCTCCATCCTCGCCCGCCAGCATCTCGACCTGTTCCGCCGCCGCTTCGCCGGCTTCGGCCTGCGGGTGGAGCCGCTGACCGGCGCGATGACCGGGGCCGACGCCGGCCGGGTGCGCGCCGGCCTCGCCGACGGCTCCGTGCATATCGTCGTCGGCACCCACGCGCTGCTGTCCAGACAGGTGGGCTTCCACGCGCTCGGCCTGATGGTGGTGGACGAGGAGCAGCGCTTCGGCGCCCGGCAGAAGCAGCTCCTGCGCCAGCGGACGCGCGGCGTCCATTGCCTCGCCCTCTCCGCCACGCCGATTCCGCGCACGCTCCAGGGGGCGCTGGCGGGCTTGCGCGGGCTCAGCGTCATCGACACGCCGCCGGCCCGGCGCCGGCCGGTGCGCACCACGGTCGCCCCGCTCGACCCGGGCACCGCCCGCGCCGCCCTGCTGCGCGAGCGCGCCCGCGGCGGCCAGACCTTCTGCGTCACCCCGCGCATCGCCGACCTGAAGGCGCTGGAGGGCTGGATCCGCGGCCTGATGCCCGACGCCCGCATCGCCGTCGCCCACGGCCGCATGGCCGAGGCCGACCTCGACGACGCCATGATGGGCTTCGTGGAGGGCGAGAGCGACGTGCTGGTCGCCACCCCGATCATCGAATCCGGCATCGACATCCCGCGCGCCAACACGCTGCTGCTGTTCCGTCCCGACCTGTTCGGGCTGGGCCAGCTCCACCAGCTCCGCGGCCGGGTGGGACGCGCGGCGGCGCAGGGCTACGCCTATCTCTTCGTCGATCCCGGCCACCCGCTGGACGAGCGCGCGGCGCGCCGCCTCGGCTCGCTGGAGGTGATCGAGAGCCTGGGCGGCGGCTTCGTCCTCAGCATGCTCGACCTCGACCAGCGCGGCGCCGGCGACCTGCTGGGGGAGGACCAGACCGGCCACCTGCGCGCGGTGGGGACCGAGCTCTACCAGCGCATCCTGGCCGACGCCCTGCGCCGCCTGCGCCGCCAGCCGGCCGAAGGCGACGCGCCGGAGCTCGCGGTCGGCGCCCCCCAGACCATTCCGGCCGACTACATCCCGGAGGAGGAGCTGCGCATCGGCCTGCACCGCCGCCTCGCCCGGCTGCGCGAGGTCGGCGAGATCGACGCCCTGCGCGAGGAGATCGAGGACCGCTTCGGCGCGCTGCCCGACGCGATGGAGCAGCTTCTGGAGGTCACGGCGCTGCGCTGCCGCTGCCGCCGGCTGGGCGTCGCCGCGCTGGGCGCCGGCCCGTCCGGCGTCTCGCTCACCCTGCAGGGTGCCCGCGCCGGGGCCCGCGCCGCCCGCCTCGCCAGGGCGTCGCGCCGCCTGCTGCGCGCCGACGGCGAGCGGCTGGTGGCCGCCCTCGACGCCGCCGACGCGCAATCCGTCCTCGCCAACGCCGGCCGCGTCCTCGACGTCATCGAGGACATCGTCCGCAAGGCCCGGCAGCGGGTCGCCGCCCGCCGCCGCCCGCCACAATCCTGA
- the rpoH gene encoding RNA polymerase sigma factor RpoH, with the protein MSTALALPSPDSGEGLASYIQQTHRYPILGAEEEYMLAKAWAEHGDVKAAHALVTSHLRLVVKIAAGYRGYGLSFSDLIAEGNVGLMQAVKKFEPDRGFRLSTYAMWWIKASIQEFILRSWSLVKIGTTGAQKKLFFSLGRLKRRLGELGNGDMKAENVARIAAELEVPEDDVVDMNRRLSQPVASLNAPLSADGEAEWQDLLADERPTVEDVLVERSEAGRRAALLHKAMDVLNERERTILTARRLSETPLTLEDLSVRFGVSRERIRQIEERAFEKVARQAQLLAAAA; encoded by the coding sequence ATGAGCACCGCGCTCGCCCTTCCCTCGCCCGACAGCGGCGAAGGCCTCGCCTCCTACATCCAGCAGACCCACCGCTATCCCATCCTGGGGGCGGAGGAGGAATACATGCTGGCCAAGGCCTGGGCCGAGCATGGCGACGTCAAGGCCGCCCATGCGCTGGTCACCAGCCACCTCCGCCTCGTCGTCAAGATCGCCGCCGGCTATCGCGGCTACGGCCTGTCCTTCAGCGACCTGATCGCCGAGGGCAATGTCGGCCTGATGCAGGCGGTCAAGAAGTTCGAGCCCGACCGCGGCTTCCGCCTGTCCACCTACGCGATGTGGTGGATCAAGGCCTCCATCCAGGAATTCATCCTGCGCTCCTGGAGCCTGGTGAAGATCGGCACCACCGGCGCGCAGAAGAAGCTGTTCTTCAGCCTCGGCCGGCTGAAGCGCCGGCTGGGCGAACTCGGCAACGGCGACATGAAGGCCGAGAACGTCGCCCGCATCGCCGCCGAGCTGGAGGTGCCGGAGGACGACGTCGTCGACATGAACCGGCGGCTCTCCCAGCCCGTCGCCTCGCTGAACGCCCCCCTCTCCGCCGACGGCGAGGCGGAATGGCAGGATCTGCTGGCGGACGAGCGTCCGACGGTCGAGGACGTGCTGGTCGAACGGTCGGAGGCCGGCCGCCGCGCCGCCCTGCTGCACAAGGCGATGGACGTGCTGAACGAGCGCGAGCGGACGATCCTCACCGCGCGGCGCCTGTCGGAAACCCCGCTGACCCTGGAGGATCTGTCGGTCCGCTTCGGCGTCAGCCGCGAGCGCATCCGCCAGATCGAGGAGCGCGCCTTCGAGAAGGTCGCCAGGCAGGCCCAGCTCCTGGCCGCCGCGGCCTAG
- a CDS encoding right-handed parallel beta-helix repeat-containing protein: MATSTKIVINAKGTVAGGKYAHFKVLLDGKQIGEATVGSTAKDYVFTTSATNAAHKIQIQYDNDALINGQDRNLTVNKVTLNGHAYDPASSAMSYDKGALDGRDVVAGKATLAWNGTLVLNAPASDFAGTAPTPTPTPTQPSNPPVSGNPTPPVPVSGPAFYVATNGNDKWSGKLAAPNADGTDGPFATLQKAQLAMRSSDIDTTYVRGGDYYLQHGLWLDGQDSGVRFAAYGSEKPVIHGGTAVTNWVSRGDGLWSAQLPAGTKVYDLTMDGTRQTLARTPNEVPGNPIEGGWMTAGPTKAGLNPTSQFTVQGDLPHFSTTSGLKVAMFGQHGYDSFDANVKSIDYANKVVTLESGSWDKLGEGSRFYFYNTKDQLNAAKEWAYDGNSGQLLFKPEGGSPVGHKVVVGNVPVTIGLGGAKNVTIEGLTLADGQPNGHAVYAVDAANLTFKNNMVKNTGYGVTVERGPGAKITGNTFDHTGREAIFLKDHSDKGVISDNLIKYASDARHGGDSLWVTGSSDVQITHNQIENSPGKAIAVGSVYGASDATYRNTIAYNKVINANQETADGGGIYLINRQQDNAGHIVQNNEVTGTSAAGKNTWDGKAHADFLPASKLVSWGIYLDDWTSGTTVKGNYVHGNEGGGVFLHGGWNNTVTDNLIAGNQGTQIGLQQDVGWSGWKGTPMSNNRIYDNVIDGQTGDAVSLNGPKGAGSFYSNDYVNLIASDRAFEAWPQSMKSGAEGTFSDWKGAGYDTDSLVVNGVFKNAAAGNYEIASGSSVYQHGFDHLPLDQMGLLHG, from the coding sequence ATGGCCACGAGCACCAAGATTGTCATCAACGCCAAAGGCACCGTCGCCGGGGGCAAGTACGCGCACTTCAAGGTGCTGCTGGACGGCAAGCAGATCGGCGAGGCGACAGTCGGCAGCACCGCCAAGGACTATGTCTTCACCACCTCGGCGACCAACGCCGCGCACAAGATCCAGATCCAGTACGACAACGACGCGCTGATCAACGGCCAGGACCGCAACCTGACGGTCAACAAGGTGACGTTGAACGGCCATGCCTACGACCCGGCCAGCAGCGCCATGTCCTATGACAAGGGCGCGCTCGACGGGCGGGACGTGGTGGCCGGCAAGGCGACGCTGGCCTGGAACGGCACGCTGGTACTGAACGCGCCGGCCAGCGACTTCGCCGGCACCGCCCCCACCCCGACGCCCACCCCGACGCAGCCGTCCAACCCGCCGGTCAGCGGCAACCCGACCCCGCCGGTGCCGGTGAGCGGTCCGGCCTTCTACGTGGCGACCAACGGCAACGACAAATGGTCGGGCAAGCTGGCGGCCCCCAACGCCGACGGCACCGACGGCCCCTTCGCGACGCTGCAGAAGGCGCAGCTCGCCATGCGCAGCAGCGACATCGACACCACCTACGTGCGCGGCGGCGACTATTACCTGCAGCACGGCCTGTGGCTGGACGGCCAGGATTCGGGCGTGCGCTTCGCCGCCTACGGCAGCGAGAAGCCGGTGATCCACGGCGGCACCGCCGTCACCAACTGGGTGTCGCGCGGCGACGGGCTGTGGAGCGCCCAGCTTCCGGCCGGCACCAAGGTCTACGACCTGACGATGGACGGCACGCGCCAGACGCTGGCCCGCACCCCCAACGAGGTCCCCGGCAACCCGATCGAGGGCGGCTGGATGACCGCCGGACCGACCAAGGCCGGCCTGAACCCGACCAGCCAGTTCACCGTCCAGGGCGACCTGCCGCACTTCAGCACCACCAGCGGGCTGAAGGTCGCGATGTTCGGCCAGCACGGCTATGACAGCTTCGACGCCAACGTGAAGAGCATCGACTACGCCAACAAGGTGGTCACGCTGGAATCGGGGAGCTGGGACAAGCTGGGCGAGGGCAGCCGCTTCTACTTCTACAACACCAAGGACCAGCTCAACGCGGCCAAGGAGTGGGCCTACGACGGCAACAGCGGCCAGCTCCTGTTCAAGCCGGAGGGCGGCAGCCCGGTCGGGCACAAGGTGGTCGTCGGCAACGTGCCGGTCACCATCGGCCTGGGCGGCGCCAAGAACGTGACGATCGAGGGGCTGACGCTGGCCGACGGGCAGCCGAACGGCCACGCCGTCTACGCCGTCGACGCGGCCAACCTGACCTTCAAGAACAACATGGTGAAGAACACCGGCTACGGCGTGACGGTGGAGCGCGGCCCCGGCGCCAAGATCACCGGCAACACCTTCGACCACACCGGCCGCGAGGCGATCTTCCTGAAGGACCACTCCGACAAGGGGGTCATCAGCGACAACCTGATCAAGTACGCCAGCGACGCGCGTCACGGCGGCGATTCGCTGTGGGTCACCGGCAGCTCCGACGTGCAGATCACCCACAACCAGATCGAGAACAGCCCGGGCAAGGCGATCGCGGTCGGGTCGGTCTACGGGGCGTCGGACGCCACCTACCGCAACACCATCGCCTACAACAAGGTGATCAACGCCAACCAGGAGACGGCGGACGGCGGCGGCATCTACCTGATCAACCGCCAGCAGGACAATGCCGGCCACATCGTGCAGAACAACGAGGTGACCGGGACCAGCGCCGCCGGCAAGAACACCTGGGACGGCAAGGCCCATGCCGACTTCCTGCCGGCCAGCAAGCTGGTGAGCTGGGGCATCTACCTCGACGACTGGACCAGCGGCACCACGGTCAAGGGCAACTACGTCCACGGCAACGAGGGCGGCGGCGTGTTCCTGCACGGCGGCTGGAACAACACCGTCACCGACAACCTGATCGCCGGCAACCAGGGCACCCAGATCGGGCTGCAGCAGGATGTGGGCTGGAGCGGCTGGAAGGGCACCCCGATGTCCAACAACCGCATCTACGACAACGTCATCGACGGCCAGACCGGCGACGCCGTCAGCCTGAACGGCCCGAAGGGCGCCGGCAGCTTCTACAGCAACGACTATGTCAACCTGATCGCCAGCGACCGCGCCTTCGAGGCCTGGCCGCAGTCGATGAAGAGCGGGGCGGAAGGCACCTTCAGCGACTGGAAGGGCGCCGGCTACGACACCGACTCGCTGGTGGTGAACGGCGTCTTCAAGAACGCCGCCGCCGGCAACTACGAGATCGCCAGCGGCTCGTCCGTCTACCAGCACGGGTTCGACCACCTGCCGCTGGACCAGATGGGCCTGCTGCACGGCTGA